CAAGTTCTTTCGTGGTCCATGTTGCACAGAGCGGTGAGAAAATGACTGAAAGCACCAGATCTCGAGGATGCGGACTCTCACGCATCTAGTAGTGGCTGGCTGATCGGTCCaactccatttcctcgagcTCATCGGTCCGAGGCCGTTTTGGAGACAAAGCCATAGCAAAAGGTTCATTCACTCTAAGTAGCTTAGGTGAAACCGGGGAATAGGGTGTTTCAAACGATTTATTCGAGGACTTCTTTGCTCGTAAACAATGCAGTCGTTTGCGTTTTCTGTTTAGCAAGGGCGAAAACCCGAACAAACCTCCCCATGACGCACAGATGAGCTAAGGTAAGTATCTGATAGCTGGAGTTGAAGCCAAAATATGATGGGCGAGGGCGACAAGGGCAGAAAGGAATTGTGGCCTCAGTGTCTCTGGCAGACCGGCACCAATAGGAGGGCTGAGGCTTCAGGAGATAACTTCCCAGCGTCGCTATTGGGCTCCACCTGGTGGCCTCCCGTCACTGCCAGAGAGAACCATGGAACTTTGTTTATCTCGTGTGCCAACTCTTCTTTGACGATTGGAGAACTTTATCGGAGGCATTTGATCCTGACACGTGTGTTCAAGCCTCGCTACCTCCACCGGGAGATGCCCAGCTCTACGTCAAGAGGTATTCTCATAAGGCCGTGTCGAACTATGAAACAGGCTGCGGCCAAATACAACCTGCTTTGATACAAAGTGCAATCTATAGGGTTATGCCTCGTGATCATACGAGACAGTCGAAAGCGAGAACCGGACGTGATCCAGAGGTCAACTCACCTGACAGATGCTTACCTCGACTTGCTCTCATCTGAGCGGGTCAATTATCCGACGCCCGGATACACTCATTAAAGGACACCACGCCTTCAAAATCAGCGACAAAGCTTTTATCACAAACCTTAATATGGTCTTTGCTGAGCGTGGACGCGAAATAACCTGCGATTCCAATGCGCCTTGTGTCCCTTTACTGTTGATAATTCCAAGTTCTATAACCCGTATTGTCGGAGCAATGACTTGAGCGTCCTCCTAGAGATGGATAAGTTCCATTTCCTGACACCACAGGTTAGAGGAACTACGACCGGGTATAGCAACAATCTTTTCGTCTTGTTGAAGGGCCCAATGTGCATGCATTTGTTTTTGAACTCGGCCAGATTACAAGCTGGACCATTGGTCGACTGGCCCCGCGCTTCTGGGCATGGTACCGAACCAATCATTCGGTATGTTAGGCAGCGCGACTGGGTCTCCTCTCAAGTTGCATCTGCATGTTCTCTGGGCTAGTAGGGTTTGGCTGGAACCCATATATTCTGTCTAAACGGTTATTGAGCCCTAGGGTCGCAGAGCAGAGGCATCTTGTTAATACTGGCTCGAGGAATGAGTTAGTTCGGATTGACAGTTACTATGTGACTGGGTCTGTCATCGTGGACCTTTGCGTCCAACCTCAAGTACATACTACAAGCACGAAGTACATACCAACATGCCTGCCAAATTCCGAGGGCAAATTATTAAAACGCGAAAACTGCCCAGCATTCCAATGAACCATCCAATCTCCTCCGTGGTATACACTCTGCTAACATAGTTCCTCTTGTCAAGTCGTGTGCCAACAGGCCCCTTGCTTAACCTGGGTCTGGACTCGAGTTTCGACTCTAGTCTTCAGTAGAAAAGACAGCCTTATGCCCTTAGCCCTGCAGTATATACCCCATCTCCCAGCTTCTTatttcctgcagcttccaatataaaaagaaacACCCAATAGACACCGAGTCAATTAATTAGCGACTTGCGAATCATCTGCAGTCCGCCCACTATCAATATCCACCATGCACTTCTCAGCCCTATCTCTTGGTCTCATGTTCCTCCTCGCTGCCGCCCACGCGCATCCCAGCAGCCCCGTGGGCGCAACCCGATTCGCAAAACGGCAAGGGAAGGACCTCGGAAACAGCGCCTGCGTGGGCGCCTGCGTTAAAGCCCCAGAGACTTTGGACTGTGGAAAAAATATACAGGTACACCCTTTTATTTCAGTTCGTTCTATTTTGCTTTACTTGACACCCCTCCGTTTTGTCCAAAATGTATCTTAACATTTGTATACTTTGTTAACGTCCTGCTCCTGTCTCGGACTTGATATCTACCTGGTGCTGCTTCTTTGTTTTATCTTATTTGGATTTGAAACTTACATATATAATCTCCCTATACAGTTCCGCCCCCACCAGGGATGCTACATTTGCTGCTACTCGGATGCAAGGGAAGGCGGCGTGCCGGTCACCACGGCGGATCGTGGTGCTGGGCGGTTCTAAGGTTCAGAATGTGGTAATGGGAGCAGACCCTTCGATGAATGAGTATAATGTATAATtgaatttaatataaataatggatgagatggacgaCTGGTCAGGTGTTCGGACGGAAGGACTTTGCTATTGTCTCCAGTGTCACTGGTTGATCGGATGGGCGTTAATTGAATATTTACGTCCTATGCTTAAACCACCgtattttctaaaatattgATTATCAGCTACTTTTTACGATGTTTATTGTGTGATTTCCCCAATAAAATGTTGTTGTCTACACCGAGTCTAGTAGGGGGTTTGCGATATATGCACTTCGAGGTCTTGatgcttttttctttctttctttttgcttttgATATCGATCTAAAGTACCGGTGGTAGCACGGTCTGTCTGGTTGAAATTTAAAGTAAAGGAAACGCTATTTAAATCACACATCAAGTCGTGTCCCTTTGCGCTGAATTCTATGGTATACCGCCTGTACTCCGCTTTGTATAAAATAAtgataaataaaaaaggttGGCCACAATCCATCTGTGTAACACCACCTAAACGCCATGAACTGTGTATAAGCGTAGTCCGGATCAGTTCTCATCAGAGACAGTTATGGCTGGAGTAGTCTCGGTCTTCCCGCTCCATAGGCCACTGCTAGCTGGAAATATGGACCCGCTGTTTGAAGTGTCGACGGGGGAGTCTGGAATCATCTCGATATGAGGGACAACCAACTCTACGCCCTTCGCGCTACCGCCGCTAGAGAAACAGGGCTTATGACGAGGAGGTAGAGGGCGGTGAGCGGAGTCAGACACATGGCCCATGTAATCTGATGCAGTGCTGCTCAGAGAGGAGGGTGTCGATGCGACAGTCTGGCTCAACGAAGGAAGAGTAGATAAGCTACTTGAGCTTTGGTTGTGGCCCTTGGAGCGCCGAATCGGAACCACAGGCTCGTCGCCGTGGAATTTGCAGAGGTATTTCCAGGCGTCCGAAGTCATCAGGCTTGGAGTATGACTGTCGTTGGGTATGACGGGCTTCCATTCGGTGGGATCAAGATCCGTTCGGACATGGTTCATGTCAGTGGGTATCCGGATAGGCTGAGAAGCTGTAACAGGGAGTTTCGTGGGTGTCAACGGCGCCACGATTGTTCGAGGAGACATtgggggagaagatggaggtgtGATAGGAGCGGATGACGTGTTGTAGTATGAGAGTGAGGCAGAAAGAGGCTTTTGGGTGTCTCTGCGGCGGCAACTTTAAGGTACGTTAGTGAATATTGATAATTAAGGAATAACAAGGGAGGATGGGAGAAAAGGACGTCTTTATATAAACAAGACCAAGGCTATCAGGGAATGATAAGGGGTCATACCTTTCACTGCAATAAAGAAGGCGGTTATCGGGCACGGTTATCTGCTTCTCGCACATGGCACTGCAGAAGATATTAGCATAAGCACAACTGATAAGTAGGAGTCCGACATGCAAGGGTTTGGATAATGATAACGATTAGGCCCCTCGTCCGAGAATGGGAGCGGGAAGGAGGTGGCGGTGTATGATGAGAAGGGTATATATGAATCTCAAAACATACCAATAATTGAGGAAACTGGCGGCCATCTCAGGAGTCCGATCGTCGTCTGCTGAGGCGGATCGGGCTTGACCAGAGCCCAATTTGGAAATGGAGATATTCGCAAATGAGGTGCCCTTCCGATGAATTGCTGGTCTGGCAGGCCTTTTGGACGAGTTTGAACCGGAAGGGGAGCGACGGTGATGGGAAAGACCGTTACTTTGAGTCATGGTGGCGGTGAGGCCTTTGTATAGTATCAAGGATTCTTGGCCGGCTGATTTATCTGTAATAGCCCAGTGATATGCAGTGTGGAGCACGGGTGATTCCCCTGAGGGGGCCGGGTATGAGGGATTTCCAAGGGGCTTGGTTAAGTCGGCCTCAAAACAAACGTCTCACTGTATCACGAAAGGCGACCGCAGTATTGTGTGCTTGGATGAAAGTGGACGATTGAGGTAAATCAGGAGGAATGCTGAGGAAGGACGAATGCGGGAAACTGCAAAGAGAGCCAGTGACAGGACAAATATGTACAGCAAGGCTTGTCTTCTGAGAGCGTTCACAAAGATAACGAAAGTGATAAGCTTTTGACTGTGAAACCCCAAAGGTCAGCCGTGGCACAAACAGCAACGTTGTCGGTCCTTATCATTGGCCTGTAGAGGGGCAAAAGATAAGGGAAAGATCGAGATAGGGAACAGGCGGTGCTTTGAAGAACCGGATCGGGACATACCAAGGCAAACTGGGTTTATTTTTGGTTTGATTTGTCTCTCTTTTCTAGTTCTTGTCTCGCGCTGAGTCGTGCAAGGGCTGGAAGATACGGCCGCTGGCCCTGATTGCTATGCGGGATTATTTGTAGATTTACCGGTATGCTGCTAGGATTGCACAGCAGATGAGGAAAATGGCTCGGAATATTTTTTGGTTTTTGACTGACGGACGGCAGACAGGGGATTTTAAGCGGACGCCGGATTGGTGACGAAATGCAATGCTACTGATCCACGagtataaataagaatagaAGTGCCGACATATGAGTCAAGACCCAGACTGGGGAgcagtcgagactcgagaccaCGGTGGAGAAAGTGATTGAATCGCCTGTCTCAGAGTAGCTGAAGTGGGGGAGTAAATAGAGTATTTAAATAGGCGGCGAACGAGCGACTCAAATGGAGAGCAACcttgggaggaggacgaaTTGGTTGATCATGAACGCGTATGTCGAGCGAGGTTCTAGAACGCCGCAGGATGGCTGCCGAAAGCACCTGCTTGGATGGGTGGATGACGATCCCGAGCACGTCAGAACGCGACACCTGGGTCCTCAGGCACTCACAGTCTCGGTCATTCATCTCCTTGACGTCGACACTAATTATAGCCCGCCGTCccttgagtcttgactgaCGGCTCGGCTCAGTTCCTTGGTCCGCGTCTTGAATACTTCTTCTCTCCGGCTCTCCCAGCCGGCCTTTCTTTCaggttgatgagatggccCCCCAGTATGGCCTGTTTGCTACTCTGTTTCAACAGGGTGATCGGTCGATGTCATTCGTGAGCCTATCTGGCTGTTGTGCCCCACACCCTGTCTCTGCTTCTAGACAATTGCCCGTGCAACCAAGCTGTCAACTCTTCAGGTTGAACCACCTGATGGGTGCAGCAGGCCAGTGCTCTGCAGAAGAGCTCTGACACTGGCTGCAGACGTAGCGGCGATTGGGCCACTTGCTGGGCTGCATGTATCGAGAACATGGGCTCCGGAGGGCTGAGGGGGATCGTCCCCTACTCGCTGGAAAGACTGCTGGTGGGAAACAATTCATCCGGGTGCCCTTTCCACGAGTCGCTTTCCTCACACCGCTCGTAAATGCCACCAAAATGCGTGCACCTTGGAGGAAATAATGGTGCCCTTAACAAAACAGGCACCAGTTAAGTTACGTATTTTTGGGTGCCACTACCGGGGTTCTCAAAACCCACAGGCCCTTCAGCGTGGTATTTTTGATACGACAGAGACTCGAGGATCTAAACAAAGAAGGTGACACATAATCAAGGGCGACAAGACTGAAGGATCGAAGACTCAAAACGACGATAGTGGGGCAcgtcgatgatgaagcc
This is a stretch of genomic DNA from Aspergillus puulaauensis MK2 DNA, chromosome 8, nearly complete sequence. It encodes these proteins:
- a CDS encoding uncharacterized protein (COG:S;~EggNog:ENOG410PYN6;~InterPro:IPR024368;~PFAM:PF12855) encodes the protein MTQSNGLSHHRRSPSGSNSSKRPARPAIHRKGTSFANISISKLGSGQARSASADDDRTPEMAASFLNYCAMCEKQITVPDNRLLYCSESCRRRDTQKPLSASLSYYNTSSAPITPPSSPPMSPRTIVAPLTPTKLPVTASQPIRIPTDMNHVRTDLDPTEWKPVIPNDSHTPSLMTSDAWKYLCKFHGDEPVVPIRRSKGHNQSSSSLSTLPSLSQTVASTPSSLSSTASDYMGHVSDSAHRPLPPRHKPCFSSGGSAKGVELVVPHIEMIPDSPVDTSNSGSIFPASSGLWSGKTETTPAITVSDEN
- a CDS encoding uncharacterized protein (SECRETED:SignalP(1-19)) — translated: MHFSALSLGLMFLLAAAHAHPSSPVGATRFAKRQGKDLGNSACVGACVKAPETLDCGKNIQFRPHQGCYICCYSDAREGGVPVTTADRGAGRF